The region GGGATACGGTTAAGTAGTAATATTTATTACTACTTAGGAAGAGTCCATGTAATCGTTTGCCGCTTAGATACAACAATATAATTGGCAAAAAATTACACTATATATAAAGGGGTGTTAAAAATGTTTAACTTGGGTAATTTTATAATGAATCCATTTGTGTTACTATTTGCTGCAGTATTTTTAGGAATTTTATTTGGAAAAATAAGAATTGGTAATTTTCGTTTTGGACTTTCTGGAGCATTATTTTCGGGTATTGCTTTAAGTTGGTCAGTATTAACATATGCAAGGAATATTAACAGTAGTTCTCCTGTGTACAAAACGGCACAACAAGCTATAAGTAAGGGACTTATATCTCAAGACCTTTTTAATTTATTTCTCATGTTATTTATTTGCGCAGTTGGTCTTTTAGCTGGAAAAGATATAAGGGGTGTATTAAAAAGGTATGGAGCTAAACTTATTATAGTAGGTTTAGTAATTACATTTACAGGAGCTACACTAACTTGTATATTTTTAAAAACCAATAAAAATTTTAACTCTCATGAGATATCTGGTATATATTCTGGTGCTCTTACGAGTTCACCAGGTTTAGCGGCTTCACTTGATGCTGCTAAAGGACATGGAAATCAAATAGCATCAACTTATACTTCTTTATCTACTGAACAAAAGAAAAATGCATTAAAGATAATTGACAAATCAGGGAAATTAACACCAAAAAATACTACTAAGTTAACGGATGAACAAAAATCATCAATTATTAAAACTTTACAAGCATATGTAAGCTCAGGGTTTACAGCAGCATTTCCATTTGGTGTAGTAACAATTATACTGTCTATGGCTATTCTTCCTAAAATTTTTAGAATAGATATAGAAAAAGAAAAAGAAGAATTTTCATCAGCCATGAGTGAAGTTGCTGCTGATAGTGAAAAAGAAAATGATAAAGAAGTGAGTTTTGATCTTGCGGCATTTGCCTTAGTGTGTTTCGTCGGATATTTTTTAGGATCAATAAATATTGGTTTGGGAAAGTTAGGACAGTTTTCATTAGGCACACCTGGAGGTGTATTAATAAGTGCTCTTGTATTTAGTAACGTAGGTAAAATAGGTATGATTAGCTTCAGAATGAATGGAAAAATATTAGGAGCAATAAGACAGTTTGGATTAGTATGTTTCTTAGCAACAGTTGGTTTAAGTTATGGATATAATGTTATCACCATATTTGCGGGATCGGGAGCCAAGTTAGCAGGTATGGGATTAGTAGTAGTCTGTGTAGCTATTTTAATGGGATTCTTAGTTGGTAGATATGTATTTAAATTAAATTGGATTATATTAGCAGGATCTATATGTGGAGGAATGACTTCAACACCTGGATTAGGGGCCGCTGTTGATGCAACAGGTAGTGATGAGGTAGCTACTGGATATGGTGCAACTTATCCGTTTGCCTTGATATTTAAAGTGCTATTTATAACAATACTATATAAAACGTTTTTAATGTAGTACTGTGAATTAACTTAATTTATATATAAAGTGGTGTTACTGCACTAGAATGAACTGTTTCCTGTACAGTTTGGAATTGTATGCAGCAATTAAATTAATACAAGAGGATGATATTATGGCTCTGCAAATGCGATGGTGAAATTATTCATAAAAATGATGGCCACTAAAATATGCTGCGGTTTTATTCAATTAACTAAATTTCGTACAAACAAAAGTTAATTATTTTTAAGTATTAATTTTTATTAAGGAGAGGTTTTATGAAAAGTATAAAAGCAAAATTAATGACATGTTTTACGTTATTAGTAGGAACTATATGTATAGGATTGGGCATAGTTTCGTTTATAACTTCATCAAATGCATTAAAGTCTAATTTAAAAAAGACTTTACCTAAAATTGCAGAGCAAACTGCAAGCAATATTCAAGGAAGAATAGGTGGCGAATTAAGTACTTTAGAGACAATTGCTGCGAGAGATGATGTAAAAGATCCCAACATTCCTTGGCAAAAAAAGCTACCAATTCTTTTACAGGAATCCAAAAGAATTGGTAGTGTTAGAATGGCCATTGTAGATAAGGATGGGAATTCACATAATACAGAGGGGAAAAGTGCTATTTCTAAAAATAAAAGCTATTTTAAAGAAGCATTATTAGGTAAAAGCAACGTATCAGATCCAACAGTTAGCATAATTGATAGAACTACGGTTGTTTTATATGCGGTTCCTATTAAATTCAATAATAAAATTGTGGGAGTACTGATTGAAGCACGAGATGGTAATAAATTAAGCGATCTAATTGATCAGGTTAAGTTTGGTCGAACAGCAACTGGATTTATGATAAATAAAGATGGAGTTACAGTTGCTAATAAGGACAGGAATTCAGTACTAAAAATGAAAAATGTAATTGAAGAATCAAAAAAGAATGTAGAATTGAAGCCTTTAGCAAGTATTGAAAATAAAATGGTCGCTAGGCAGATAGGAATGGATGAATATAAAGATGGCAACATAAATAAATATGTAGGCTATGCTCCAGTAAAAGGAACTGACTGGTCTGTAGGAGTTGAGGTAGAAAAAAATGAGATGTTATCAGAGCTAGGTAGTTTAAGAGTTTCTGTTATTGTATCATCCATAGTATTTATACTAATAGGAATTGGTATGATTTTTATAATTGCTAATAGCATAGCTAAAGGAATAAAATCAACTTCTAAACATTTGAAATTAATATCAGAAGGCGATTTATGTGGAGAAATTTCTACTAAGTATTTGAAATCAAGAGATGAAGTTGGAGATATGACTAATTCAATGAAAATAATGCAGAAGTCATTAGGAAACTTAATTAAAAAAATAAAAGAAAATTCTTTAAATATTAATATGCAATCAGAAAATTTAGCGTCCATTTCAGAAGAAATAGAAAATGTGTCGAGCAATGTCACAGAAGCAATATCTCAAGTTGCAGAAGGAGCAAGTAATCAATCAGAAGATCTAATACACATAACAGACATTCTTAATAAATTTAGTGGGAAATTATCTGGAATAGTTAAAGAAATACAGATTGTAGATTCAAATTCTAGAGAAATAAGTTTAATGGCAAATGATAGCAGTAAAGAAATGAATGAATTAGATCAATCAGTAACAAATGTAGGTAGTTCATTTAAAGAATTCTGTAGTAAAATTGCAACTCTTGTAAAAGATATAAATGAAATAAATGAAATTACAAGTTTAATAAATAGTATTGCAGAACAAACAAATTTATTGGCGTTAAATGCTAGTATTGAAGCAACTAGAGCGGGAGAAGCAGGAAAGGGATTTTTAGTAGTTGCAGAGGAAATAGGAAAGCTAGCAGAACAATCAAAAGATTCATCAGAAAACATTAACAAATTAATTAATATGATATCTAAGAATGCTGATACTATAGTTCAAGAATCTGACATGATGAGTGGTGAAATGATGAGTCAAGCTAAAATTGTAGGTAATTCAATAGCATCCTTTAGGAAAATAGTACAAGCAGTAGGGCAAGTACTTCCTAAGATTGAAACAGTTAAAAGTTCTGCTGAAAATATAGAAAATGATAAGAAAGTTATTTTGACTAAAATAGATGAGTTATCTTCAATTTCAATGGAATCTTCAGCATCAGCAGAAGAAATTTCAGCATCATCAGAGGAAATGAACGCTTCAACAAAAGAAGTAGCTTCTTCAGCACAAGAGCTTAACAATATGACTAATCAAATGATAGAAGAAATGAATAAGTTTAAAATTTAAAAGAAAAAGAGTGAAAAATTTGATACGTTAATTAAAAGTTAAAATAGTAGCATTGCTTTGGTAGCAGATTTAATTTTGAATTGAAATTATAAGTGGAGTGATAAAGATGAAGAACGGTGAATATATAGAAAAAATAGCCTGTAAAGTTGGGAGTTTAGCAATACAAGCAATGTTATATGAAGTTTCATGCTTTCCGTCACCAGGATTAGTGTCGCCAATATCTAATGGTGCTCATAAAGATATGAATTTTTATACTTTTATTGATAGTACATGTGCATTAAGCAGCTATTTTGCTAAATTTGTTAGAGAAGGTTTTAAAGATGTTTCGTGCAAGCAATTGTTTAAAAATATAAGGAAAATTGGAATTGAAGCTGAAAAAGATATGTTTCTTAAAACGAATGGTGTTAATACGCATAAGGGAATGATATTTTTAATGGGAATAGCATGTGCGGCAGTTGGAAAAGTCATAAATGATAATAAAACATTTAAAGAGGTAAAACAGACAATAATTGAGATGACGTCGGGAATAGTAAAAAATGAACTTGAAAATATTAATCCTAATAAAAAAATGACTTATGGTGAAAAGATATATTTAGATTATAAAATAAAAGGAGTTAAGGGTGAAGTTGAAGCTGGAATGCCAATTATATTTGAATTTTCATTGGATTTTTTTGATGAATGCAGTGATTTAAATATAAATAGTAGACTTGTACATACGCTTATAGGAATAATGCAGGTATGTGAAGATACTAATATAATTCACAGACATTCCATTGATGTTTTAAGGGAAGTTCAAGGAAAAGCAAAAAATGTAATTCAAGCTGGTGGTATGAGATCTGATAATGGAAGAGAAATGATTGACAGGCTTAGTGATGAATTTATAGAAAAGAATATTAGTCCTGGTGGAAGTGCTGATATTCTTGGAGTAACTGTTTTTATGACTTTGGTAAAAAATACATGGAACTTATTTGATTATTAAGATATTTACTAATAGATATATAAGTAAATATCCCAATAAGTGTTTGTGTTAGGGTAGTGGAGGTGGAATTTTTATGACAGAACGTGAATTAATATATATTAAAACAATTGCTGAAGAGAAGAAAATCTCAAAAGCAGCTGAGAAACTATTTATGACACAACCGTCTCTTAGTAAATGTGTACAAAATGTAGAATGTAAATTAGGGGTTAAGTTGTTTAGAAGGACAAGTAATGGATTAATACTTACATTTGCTGGAGAAGAATATTATAAAAATGCTTGCATGATTTTAAAAATATGTAATGATTTTGAAAATAAAGTCAGCGATATAAATGATTTAAAAAAAGGCAGAGTTACAATAGGAATTACGCCTCATCTTGCAACATTTATAATTCCAGTTATTCTTTCTGAATTTAAGCAGAGATGTCCCAATATAGAAGTATTTATTGTTGAGAAAGATACGCATGAGTTAGAAGAAACTTTGTCATCTGGAGATATAGATTTTGCTATTATGCATGTGCCTCCTTCACATGAAATTTATAATGATGTGAATATAGATTTTTTTATTCTACATAAAGATTTCTTTTTGTTAACAACAAAAGGGAATCATCCATTAGGTAAATATGCAAAAAAATATAAAGGCTATAAGTATCCTAAAATAGATTTTACCTTATTTAAAAATGAACCATTTATAATGATATCTCATGGACATAGGATTAGGCAAGTTACTGAGTTGATCATGAGAAAAGCCAATATCAATCCAGCAATTGTACAAACCACCAACAGCTATGAAACTGCAAGAAGGATGGCCTTTCATGGAATTGGAGCAACATTTGTTCCTGAGCAATATTTACAGATATACAATACGGTAGATTGTAAACCAGATTACTATTATATTGATGAAAAATACACACCTTATTGGTCTTTGTGCATTGCCGTTGAAAAAAATGCATATGTCTCGAAGGCTGCAAAATTATTTATAGAAATGGTAAGTAATAGATTTGCTTCAACCAGTTAAGCTTGTAGAACACTGTTATATACAATTAAGCCCCAATAATGGTATATACAATAAATAAGATATTTGTTGCAATTTAATATAGAAAAAAGTTATAAAGCCTATAGAAAATCAATTATTTACTTAGCAAAAGTGGACTTATATAATGTAAATAAATCGATTTCATAATTGATTTGTTTTGAATATAAGGCTGTTATATGTATATGAATCATAGAAGATTAGTTAAAAAGGAAGAAGGCGAATAAATACATAAAATATTTCAATGATTCTTATTTTTTAGCATTAATTATTAGCAATTAATGAAAAAAGGAAGAGGAGATATACTTATGCTTAGTTTAATTATATGTATTGCAATATTACTTTCTATTTTTATTGGTTTTAAATTAAGAATTAATACGGGGTTGGTGGCTATACCATTTGCATATGTAATTGGGTGCTTTTTTTTAAAACTTAAACCAGCAGAGGTTATTTCAATGTGGCCAATCTCTATTTTCTTTGTTATTTTAACTGTTTCTTTATTTTTCACATTTGCAGTAGTAAACGGAACTTTAGAAGTACTTTCTCAAAAGCTTTTATATGGATGCCGTACTTTCCCAATACTACTTCCACTTGCTATATTTTTTATTTCTGCTTTGATTGCTGCATTAGGAGCAGGCTATTATTCGGTAATGGTTCTAATGGCACCTGTAGCACTTATAATTTGTAAAAAAATAGAAATACATCCTTTGGTTGGTGCTTTATGTGCTGATTGTGGTGCACAGGTTGGTTCAAATTTTATGATTAGTCTTAATGGAGTTATTTATAGAAAATTGATTATTGGAGAAGGCTTTTCAGATAGTAAAGCATTCACCACCTCTATTAGTATTTTTTTCACATATTTAGTAATGACTTTTATGATAATAACTTTATTAATTTTGTATTATAAAAGAAAAAGAGTGAGTTTTCAAGAAAATGCTAGTATTGAACTGAAAAAGCCTGAACAATTTAATCAAAAACAGAAAACAAACCTTTATCTTATTTTAATATTTGTGATAGTACTACTTGTGCCACCAATTTTGCATTTTATAGTTCCTAAGAATGCAAATATTGCCTTTCTTAATTCTAATTTGGATGTGGGTCTTATTTCAACCATTTTTATAGTTATAGCATCATTTTTGAAACTTGCAGATTCAAAAGAGGTTCTTACAAAAGTGCCATGGAATACATTAGTTATGATTTCAGGAGTAGGAATGCTTGTAGCAGTTGCTATTAAAGCTGGAACTGTTAATATTCTTGCACATTGGGTAGGCGGAAACATACCGGTATTCTTTGTACCAATTGTATTAACTATTGTTGCGGCGGTTATAACTTCTTTTGGAAGCTTTATTGGTATAGTTGCACCAGCACTTTTCCCAGTCGTGTCTTCTATTTCACATTTGACTGGTTTAAAT is a window of Clostridium pasteurianum DNA encoding:
- a CDS encoding SLC13 family permease, with product MLSLIICIAILLSIFIGFKLRINTGLVAIPFAYVIGCFFLKLKPAEVISMWPISIFFVILTVSLFFTFAVVNGTLEVLSQKLLYGCRTFPILLPLAIFFISALIAALGAGYYSVMVLMAPVALIICKKIEIHPLVGALCADCGAQVGSNFMISLNGVIYRKLIIGEGFSDSKAFTTSISIFFTYLVMTFMIITLLILYYKRKRVSFQENASIELKKPEQFNQKQKTNLYLILIFVIVLLVPPILHFIVPKNANIAFLNSNLDVGLISTIFIVIASFLKLADSKEVLTKVPWNTLVMISGVGMLVAVAIKAGTVNILAHWVGGNIPVFFVPIVLTIVAAVITSFGSFIGIVAPALFPVVSSISHLTGLNPTMLYTCITVGGLSAGISPFSAGGAIVLGFTAEKERDDMMKKELFVGLPLCIGASVLVSIIYFFIFH
- a CDS encoding methyl-accepting chemotaxis protein; translated protein: MKSIKAKLMTCFTLLVGTICIGLGIVSFITSSNALKSNLKKTLPKIAEQTASNIQGRIGGELSTLETIAARDDVKDPNIPWQKKLPILLQESKRIGSVRMAIVDKDGNSHNTEGKSAISKNKSYFKEALLGKSNVSDPTVSIIDRTTVVLYAVPIKFNNKIVGVLIEARDGNKLSDLIDQVKFGRTATGFMINKDGVTVANKDRNSVLKMKNVIEESKKNVELKPLASIENKMVARQIGMDEYKDGNINKYVGYAPVKGTDWSVGVEVEKNEMLSELGSLRVSVIVSSIVFILIGIGMIFIIANSIAKGIKSTSKHLKLISEGDLCGEISTKYLKSRDEVGDMTNSMKIMQKSLGNLIKKIKENSLNINMQSENLASISEEIENVSSNVTEAISQVAEGASNQSEDLIHITDILNKFSGKLSGIVKEIQIVDSNSREISLMANDSSKEMNELDQSVTNVGSSFKEFCSKIATLVKDINEINEITSLINSIAEQTNLLALNASIEATRAGEAGKGFLVVAEEIGKLAEQSKDSSENINKLINMISKNADTIVQESDMMSGEMMSQAKIVGNSIASFRKIVQAVGQVLPKIETVKSSAENIENDKKVILTKIDELSSISMESSASAEEISASSEEMNASTKEVASSAQELNNMTNQMIEEMNKFKI
- a CDS encoding LysR family transcriptional regulator, with the protein product MTERELIYIKTIAEEKKISKAAEKLFMTQPSLSKCVQNVECKLGVKLFRRTSNGLILTFAGEEYYKNACMILKICNDFENKVSDINDLKKGRVTIGITPHLATFIIPVILSEFKQRCPNIEVFIVEKDTHELEETLSSGDIDFAIMHVPPSHEIYNDVNIDFFILHKDFFLLTTKGNHPLGKYAKKYKGYKYPKIDFTLFKNEPFIMISHGHRIRQVTELIMRKANINPAIVQTTNSYETARRMAFHGIGATFVPEQYLQIYNTVDCKPDYYYIDEKYTPYWSLCIAVEKNAYVSKAAKLFIEMVSNRFASTS
- the citG gene encoding triphosphoribosyl-dephospho-CoA synthase CitG, whose translation is MKNGEYIEKIACKVGSLAIQAMLYEVSCFPSPGLVSPISNGAHKDMNFYTFIDSTCALSSYFAKFVREGFKDVSCKQLFKNIRKIGIEAEKDMFLKTNGVNTHKGMIFLMGIACAAVGKVINDNKTFKEVKQTIIEMTSGIVKNELENINPNKKMTYGEKIYLDYKIKGVKGEVEAGMPIIFEFSLDFFDECSDLNINSRLVHTLIGIMQVCEDTNIIHRHSIDVLREVQGKAKNVIQAGGMRSDNGREMIDRLSDEFIEKNISPGGSADILGVTVFMTLVKNTWNLFDY